From a single Adhaeribacter swui genomic region:
- a CDS encoding GNAT family N-acetyltransferase, with protein MEHLLDNPIWSALQTGNKAIAYGNNEVKWIDRTIGFFAGMEAYSEANFHYLNQQSIAQDAYILFTPQPITIPAGWQTLQARELLQMVYAGEVPAREPENRLVALAEQHVPAMLDLTKRTNPGPFLARTITLGNYMGVFDGNRLIAMAGQRLKPGNYTEISAVCTDPAYTGKGWAKKLVLNQVQHILAEARLPMLHLMRENTTAYKVYEKLGFITRREMMVYFIKSSK; from the coding sequence TTGGAACACCTACTCGATAATCCCATTTGGAGTGCCTTGCAAACCGGCAATAAAGCCATTGCTTACGGTAATAACGAGGTGAAATGGATTGATAGAACTATTGGGTTCTTTGCGGGAATGGAAGCGTATTCCGAGGCCAACTTTCACTACCTAAACCAGCAAAGCATAGCCCAAGACGCTTATATTTTATTTACTCCCCAGCCCATTACCATACCAGCCGGTTGGCAAACGCTACAAGCAAGAGAACTGCTGCAAATGGTTTATGCCGGGGAAGTACCTGCTAGAGAGCCCGAAAACAGGTTAGTAGCGTTAGCGGAGCAGCACGTGCCCGCCATGCTCGATTTAACCAAAAGAACCAATCCCGGCCCTTTTCTGGCGCGCACCATTACACTGGGCAATTACATGGGCGTATTTGATGGAAATCGCTTAATCGCTATGGCGGGGCAGCGCCTGAAGCCAGGCAATTATACCGAAATAAGTGCGGTTTGCACCGATCCGGCATATACCGGAAAAGGCTGGGCCAAAAAGCTGGTTTTAAACCAGGTACAACACATTTTAGCCGAAGCACGCCTACCCATGTTGCACTTAATGCGCGAAAATACCACTGCTTATAAAGTGTACGAAAAACTAGGATTTATAACCCGACGTGAGATGATGGTATATTTTATTAAAAGCAGTAAGTAA
- a CDS encoding DUF3267 domain-containing protein has product MTNTQAYQQQELTVNAGKAQLQAVLYFIPFIALFGLPYYLLWGSQLTKENYKNVIPGTGLVGFAFLIGIIFIGILVHELIHGLTWASFAKQGYKSMRYGVLWKSFTPYCHCKEPLRVKHYIIGALMPAILLGILPSVLALITGNLGLLLFGLFFTLAAGGDFLIVSLLRKEPFHHLVQDHPSKIGCYIYKSVQ; this is encoded by the coding sequence ATGACCAACACCCAAGCGTATCAGCAACAAGAACTAACCGTAAATGCGGGCAAAGCCCAACTTCAAGCTGTTTTGTATTTTATTCCTTTTATAGCCTTGTTTGGGTTGCCTTATTATTTGCTTTGGGGCTCGCAACTAACCAAAGAAAATTATAAAAATGTAATTCCGGGTACTGGTTTGGTGGGTTTTGCCTTTTTAATCGGAATCATCTTTATAGGCATTCTGGTGCACGAACTTATTCATGGTTTAACCTGGGCTAGTTTTGCCAAGCAGGGTTATAAGTCTATGCGCTACGGGGTACTTTGGAAGTCGTTTACTCCTTACTGCCACTGCAAAGAGCCCTTACGGGTTAAACATTACATTATTGGCGCCTTAATGCCCGCTATTTTATTAGGCATTCTACCTTCTGTGCTGGCTTTAATTACAGGGAATTTGGGCCTTTTGCTCTTTGGTTTATTTTTTACTTTGGCAGCGGGCGGCGATTTTTTGATAGTTAGCCTTTTAAGAAAAGAGCCTTTCCATCACCTGGTGCAGGATCATCCCTCAAAAATTGGCTGCTACATCTATAAATCCGTGCAGTAA
- a CDS encoding flavin-dependent monooxygenase, with amino-acid sequence MEDAVILGLELSRTTHIEKAFRVFEDRRLKRTQAIIQKSRNIGRVAQISNPILAGIRNSLLRLAPARAQKKQFAMLYDVDF; translated from the coding sequence ATGGAAGATGCCGTTATTCTGGGTTTGGAACTAAGCCGCACCACCCACATCGAAAAAGCGTTTCGGGTCTTTGAAGATCGCCGGTTAAAGCGTACCCAAGCCATTATCCAAAAATCCAGAAATATCGGGCGGGTAGCGCAAATCAGTAATCCCATTCTGGCCGGCATCCGAAACAGCTTATTGCGCCTGGCCCCAGCAAGAGCCCAAAAAAAGCAATTTGCTATGCTTTATGACGTAGATTTTTAA